TACAACAACCATCTAGTGTTAAGAACAATAGTCAGTCgctaaaatgaaatgattttatCTAGAGTAGGCTGCAGCTTCCGAAGGGATTTTTACTCTTCTTGGTCCTTTGTTTGTTAGGTCGCAGGCTGATGACTTCTCTGCCATTGCTGGAGCTCTGGTTGCAGACATTACTACTTGTGGTATTAAAAACACCTTTGGAAAAACAAGATTAGGAGTGATGTCAGAAACtttaaaaagtgacattaaAAAGTGTCGTGCAGAAAAGCTTCCTCACCTATTTTATTGCTTGTTGTGTGGACCACCTCCGTCTCctctgctgtttgctgtttgagTCGCTGCAGATACTTCTCAGCCAAATACTTAAAAACtgacaagagagagaaacagcaaTGTTATAACAGCAAACTCAAGAATAAGACTGTTTGACTTGGATTAGACTGTTTCACATTTTCAGTGACTCACCCTCGTTGACGTTAAGGTCCTCCTTCACTGAAGCTCGGTAAAATCTCAGCTTAAGCCTTTTAGCCAAAGATTCTGCCTCTTCACTGCAAGGCAAGTAGAAAATACTTACTACAATTCATGGAAGCTTATGTTGCTTTAATCACTATTTACACTCATCACATTTTGTTCTTAGCATTATACTGATttactgtttgaaaaaaaacacaacttactTTTTAATAACAGTCTCTTCCAGGAGGTCAATTTTGTTCTGCACTAGGACTGTGGGAATATCTCCAACCTCAGCTTCAACCTTCTCCCTCCAGCTGTCAATAGCCTGAAAAGACTCCCTGTCTGTGGTAGAGAAGACTAGCACGCATGCTTGAGCACCtgcaatgaaaaacaacacaccagTGAATATGATACAATAATTTGCCTCAGTGAGTAAAAACACTGGGTCAACTTCACAACAtcagaaacactttttacaTCAAAGACGTGTCATGCACGATTGTGTGCTTTGCTATGCTGAACCTCAGAGATCATGGAGGTAAGTGACCAAAAGCAGCAGTGTCATATTTGTCACTTTATTAAGGTCTTACCACGATAGTAGGCCTTAGTAATAGCGTCAAACTCCTCCTGCCCAGCGGTGTCCCACAGCATGAGTCTGACCTCTTCGTCATTGACACTAAAACAATGAACAgattttgagagaaaatgtcagCCATATTCATCAGTATGTTCTGGTTGTGCATCTTATGGGACGTTAATTATTGTACACTAAAAACTATTTAATGGATGAAGTTGTAGAATTGTTGTCAGTACACTTTGCAATAAGAGGAAAAAACTGTCACAACTACACTACAGCACCACaggtatatatacatatatatatataaaatagataaaacatcTGTGAAATAAGTTGCTTACAATATCTGCCTTTCGAGAAAGTCCACTCCAATGGTCTTCTTGTAGTCTTTAGTGAAGATGCCCTTGCAATAGCGTTGGATCATACTGGACTTGCCAACTGCTCCGTTGCCCACTACGACCACCTTGATGGCCACTTCCATGTCCTCCTCCAACATGGTGGCGACGTCTGGTTGGTTGTCTCAGTTCCTCAGTACTTTTAGTGATGTGATACAAGCACATATACCtcctaaaaatgtaaaataaacaaactgtaaatTGACAGTGACAATTATGTGTCACACATGGAAAGTGAGGGACTCTTAAAACACTCAACTTCAAGTTTGTCATGGTATGATAGCTCTGATGAGGATCAACGACTGTCACTGAAATCATGAATACTGGTGGTGGGACTAATATTACCTTTTCTGCTCAAGAAGTTAAGTTTTTAACAGGTAAAGTGAAACATTTGCTTCCATATTTATCTCTTACCACCTCTCTATAGAAGGAATAATTGCTTCagtaataacagaaaataagaaGATGCTGCATGGCTTAGTTTAAAATAATTCACTGCCTGAACTGCAGATCATCTCCACTGACCTACAACATTACtataatataattttatttgCATAGCCCAATattacaaatcacaaatttgcctccgTGGGATTTACTatctgtacagcaatacaacGTCTCTGTCCTTAGACACTCgattcaaataatgaaaaactccaaaaaactaacaaaaaactTTAATGGGTGAAAAAAGGACGACAGGCAGACATTCAACAAATGTTGAGTATACAAGATAGTTCAAGAAAACCATATTACAGAAATACAGCATGAACAAACTAAGCCTAAAGCAACATCttcaaatttttattttcatagctTGTGAAATGTAATTCATTTTAGCGGGTTACCACAAGAATTTAATTGAGGGGGGAGTGCACTCTAATAAACACATATAGCTATAATTGTCCTTTAAACTATTATGACTGCTTCTGTTGAACTAACTGTTGTAAATTTAGAGGGGAACTTGTTTGGAGAGGTAGTGCGATGTGTTTATTCTTCCATTAGCAGCACCAGACTCCACATAGCAACTTGGTCAACACTAAACAACATATTGTGGGAAAGCTGTTCTCAGCAGACACTGACAGCTTACTGCGTGCCTGTGTGGTCCGACAGCCTGTCAGGATTTGACTCATAATATGTATCCCACTAGAAAATAGTTATTTATCAGCTACAATTGTGATGCATGACACAGCAGTTGTTATAACAGGCAGGCAAGATGTGGATTACAAATACAAACTGCCTTGCTTTCTCTACTCTTTTGATGTTGTTAACTAGCTTACGTGTCAACATATCTCCATGTTATATATAGGGGAGTTGTTCAACTTTGTTCACAGCAGCTGAGTCAGAGTGGGGGGTCATGAAGCTGGACCACAGGACAGCatgatttctgtttttcagaCTGGTTTTACGCTGAGTAAATGAGTGAATTCCTTAAATTAGAGGGAATTACAGCAATTGATCATATGTTTTATATGGCTGTAATCATGTTTAATTGTATTGATTATACAAATGTTGTATCAcctaacaaaacaaagcaattaCTTAAACAGACTAAAATATTGAATGAGTGTGGTAAACACCCTGTAAACTTCAGTTAGACAACTGGAAATGTTCCATACCTACACATAACTATGATCTTATCTACAGAGGGTCTTTTTTGTCATTACACCATTCAGAATGCACATATAAGATGTGACagataaactgaaataaataccAGTGTTTAGCTGTAAATTTCACGTATAAAACTAAACTGTAATTTTCACATGTAACGTTACAGAAACTCGGTTAAAGCATGTAAATGAGCTCGGTTAAGTTAATACACCCCCCTTCTACACGACCAGTCACCCTCATACCACACTCACCATTACTTTACTCGGGCCTCAAGGCGCGGCACCGTTATCACGAATATTTTTAGGCACAGAGAGAATACATGAATTATAACCCTGTAACAACTGCTTTCTATATAGCTGCTTCCTGATGGTCTGAGTAACTATTGCCAAAATCTATGAGGGCAAATGAGTTTTGGTTAACTTTTCGTTGGTTTTATTCCCATATGTCAGACTCCCTCTCCTTGGTCAAGACATGACCTGTTGAATGGTCTAGATGGGAAATCTTAAAACTCTCGCGAGATGTaatattttaacccaaaccatcacCTTCCCCTGGCCATAACCAAGTGTATTTTGAGCATAAACCTCACAGGACTGTAACCAGTTTCGCAAATTTGGGGTTACCATCTAAGTACATCCCTGCTGAATAGCTGGCAGGAGGGTGTTCCAGTACCCAACAACTGCTTTAGTCTGTGAAAAGGCTGCCCGGAGCCAACAGAAAACCAGCAAACCCATATAGCGTTCAAGTTCTTACCTGTTAAATACCGTTATAACTTATCCGATATCCGCCAACATCAGATGAGCTAATCAGCCAGCTAGCCCGCAATCACATATCTCCAGTCTGCCTCTGCTCTTCTGAGGCAAGAAGAGACGCTGGTGACTCGGGCGCTAAGGTTACCGAGCTAAGACTAGCTTCTTTTCCCAGAGAAAAGAGCCTCCTACTCCGCCCGTAAACGGTGTCCAGCGAATGACCACAAAGGCCGAATAAGCGCCGCTTCACATCGGCAGATAAAGTTTCATAATGTCGACAACTGACTAAAATATGTCACCTTTTCAGGATGAAACTGCATCACTGCCTACCCTGCGTTGCAGCTAACTACGTTGCGCATGAGAGCAGCTGAGCTAACCAGCTCGCTAGTGTTTGTTGCTAAGCAGCAGAGCCAAAGAGCGCGGGAGGCAAGAGAGTTACTGTCAATACACGCGTCTACGCTTGGGAAGTCGGAGAATCATCTTGAAGTTGTTGccaatatatttacattaacattttatcaacaGCTATCATGTGTTTTATCAGTGTTTTGTTTCAGTGGCTGACAACAGAGCAAGTCTACCAGTAAAGATGTGTTCACTACTATTCATTGCCATTGTAGCTACTAGCTACACTTCCACACCACAGCACACATAGGAACTTGCCTTCTCCTGTGCAATTATAGGCTACCCCATAAACACTGGGTCTGTTATTTGTTCAGTGAAGTTATGCTCATGTTTACCTGTCTATgccattgactgtatatacaTAATTTATATAGAGTCAAATGCTTAAACTGATTTGTTATTAGTTGGTCGGACAACGTATAGGTTTGGTTTGCTTTATTTGcaaatttgtaaaataaaagtctgacaaaaaaagtaaaataca
This portion of the Scomber japonicus isolate fScoJap1 chromosome 14, fScoJap1.pri, whole genome shotgun sequence genome encodes:
- the rab23 gene encoding ras-related protein Rab-23, with product MLEEDMEVAIKVVVVGNGAVGKSSMIQRYCKGIFTKDYKKTIGVDFLERQIFVNDEEVRLMLWDTAGQEEFDAITKAYYRGAQACVLVFSTTDRESFQAIDSWREKVEAEVGDIPTVLVQNKIDLLEETVIKNEEAESLAKRLKLRFYRASVKEDLNVNEVFKYLAEKYLQRLKQQTAEETEVVHTTSNKIGVFNTTSSNVCNQSSSNGREVISLRPNKQRTKKSKNPFGSCSLL